Genomic window (Sphingomonas sp. HF-S4):
ATCCTCCATCGCGCGGCAGATATTGGCCTGGCTGTCGACCAGGGTACCGTCGCAGTCGAACAGGGCTAGGCGGTTCATCGATCCTCCCCGGCAGGGGGAGGTGGCGCACGCAGCGCGACGGAGGGGGCGTGCTCCGCAACGAGGCCCGTGTGGCACGCCCCCTCCACCAGCCTGCGGCTGGTCCCCCTCCCCGTGCCGGGGGGGATCGAGAAGGGCGCCCTCACTTCTTCGGTTTCGCGGGCTTTGCGGGCTTGGCCGGCTTCGCCTCGCCGCGGCCGCGGCGTTCGCCGCGGCGTTCCTTCCGGACACCCTTGGCGTGGGCGCGGGCCTGGGCCTTTTTCTGCTCGCGGCTCATCGGCGGGCGGTCGTCGAGCGCGTCGGTGTTGCCGAGCGCGAGGTCGAAGCCGAGCGTGTGCATCGATTCGGCGAAGTGCTTGGGCAGTTCGGCGGTGACGTCGATCTTGCCTTCGTCGGGATGATCGATGCGGATGCGGCGGGCGTGGAGGTGCATTTTCCGGGAGATACCGCCGCTCAGGAACGCTTCCTGGAGGCCGTATTTGCCGTCGCCGACGATCGGGTGGCCGATCGCCGCCATGTGGACGCGCAGCTGGTGGGTGCGGCCGGTGAGCGGCTGGAGCTCGACCCAGGCGGTGCGGTTGCCCGCCTGCTCGATCACGCGATAGCGCGTGCGGCTGGGGGCGCCTTCCTTCATGTCGACGTGCATCTTCTCGCCGCCGGTGCCGGGCTGCTTGGCGATCGGTAGCTCGATCAGCCCGTCCTCGACTTCGGGGACGCCCATGACGAGCGCCCAATAGAGCTTCTTGGCGCTGCGGCCCGAGAAGTGCTTCGAGAAGAAGGCGGCGGCGCGGCTGGTGCGCGCGAGGAGGAGCGCGCCCGACGTGTCCTTGTCGAGGCGGTGGACGAGCTTGGGCCGGCTCTCGGCGTCGAACTGGAGCGCATCGAGCAGGCCGTCGACATGCTCGAAGGTCTTGGTGCCGCCCTGGGTGGCGAGGCCGGGGGGCTTGTTGAGCACGATGGCCTGTGAATCCTGGTGGATCACCATTTCGCGGGCGAAGGCGGTCTGGTCGTCGCTGAGCGGCGGGCGGTTCGACTTGGGCTTGGCGGCGCTCGGCT
Coding sequences:
- a CDS encoding RluA family pseudouridine synthase, with protein sequence MTGTDVRQFIVAADDDGIRLDRWFKRHLPDTSFNLVSRWARTGQLRVDGARADPGDRIATGQTIRVPPAEPAKPSAAKPKSNRPPLSDDQTAFAREMVIHQDSQAIVLNKPPGLATQGGTKTFEHVDGLLDALQFDAESRPKLVHRLDKDTSGALLLARTSRAAAFFSKHFSGRSAKKLYWALVMGVPEVEDGLIELPIAKQPGTGGEKMHVDMKEGAPSRTRYRVIEQAGNRTAWVELQPLTGRTHQLRVHMAAIGHPIVGDGKYGLQEAFLSGGISRKMHLHARRIRIDHPDEGKIDVTAELPKHFAESMHTLGFDLALGNTDALDDRPPMSREQKKAQARAHAKGVRKERRGERRGRGEAKPAKPAKPAKPKK